The bacterium genome contains a region encoding:
- a CDS encoding acyl-CoA carboxylase subunit beta has protein sequence MSDKRVEELHRLKAEALLGGGQKRIDAQHKKGKLTARERIAVLLDEGSFEELDMLARHRSHDFGLDKERPLGDGVVTGYGTIDGRLVYVFSQDFTVFGGSLSEVHAEKIIKIMNLAMKVGAPVIGLNDSGGARIQEGVVSLGGYADIFLLNTLASGVVPQISAIMGPCAGGAVYSPAITDFILMVKNTSYMFVTGPNVVKTVTHEDVSSEDLGGAMTHASKSGVAHVAAENELDCLMKIRKLYSYMPSNNMEDPPVIPCDDPADRCEEALKTIIPDNPNKPYDIKDVIKLIVDNGDFFEIHEEYAGNIVVGFARLGGRSVGIVANQPAVLAGVLDIDSSIKGARFVRFCDCFNIPLVVFEDVPGFLPGTDQEWRGIIKHGAKLLYAFCEATVPKVTVITRKAYGGAYDVMNSKHVRGDMNFAWPSAEIAVMGAKGAVEIIFKKEIDASANPKETEEKLTEEYKEKFANPYSAAERGYVDDVIEPQLTRPKLIRALAMLENKVDTNPKKKHGNIPL, from the coding sequence ATGTCTGATAAACGCGTAGAAGAACTCCATCGCCTTAAAGCAGAGGCCTTGCTGGGCGGTGGACAGAAGCGCATCGATGCGCAACATAAAAAAGGTAAACTTACGGCACGGGAACGAATCGCTGTTCTTTTAGATGAAGGTAGTTTTGAAGAATTGGATATGCTCGCACGCCATCGTTCGCACGACTTTGGTTTGGATAAGGAAAGGCCGCTCGGTGACGGCGTAGTCACGGGGTATGGTACTATTGACGGCCGTTTGGTGTATGTCTTCAGTCAGGATTTCACGGTATTCGGCGGCAGTTTGTCGGAAGTGCATGCCGAAAAAATCATAAAAATTATGAATCTCGCTATGAAAGTCGGAGCGCCGGTGATCGGTCTCAACGATTCGGGCGGTGCGCGAATTCAGGAAGGCGTCGTAAGTCTCGGCGGTTACGCGGATATTTTTCTTTTGAATACACTGGCTTCAGGAGTAGTGCCTCAAATTTCGGCGATTATGGGACCGTGTGCCGGTGGCGCGGTATATTCTCCGGCGATTACCGACTTCATTCTGATGGTCAAAAATACCAGCTATATGTTTGTCACCGGCCCCAATGTGGTCAAAACGGTTACGCATGAAGATGTGAGTTCTGAAGATCTCGGCGGCGCTATGACCCATGCAAGCAAAAGCGGTGTCGCACACGTTGCGGCGGAAAACGAATTGGACTGTCTGATGAAAATCAGAAAATTGTACAGTTATATGCCATCCAACAATATGGAAGATCCGCCGGTGATACCCTGCGATGATCCGGCTGATCGTTGTGAAGAGGCGCTCAAAACCATCATTCCGGACAATCCCAATAAACCATACGATATCAAAGATGTGATCAAACTTATCGTGGACAACGGTGATTTTTTTGAAATACACGAAGAATACGCCGGAAATATCGTTGTCGGATTTGCACGACTCGGCGGGCGCTCCGTAGGTATCGTCGCCAACCAACCGGCGGTACTCGCAGGTGTGCTGGACATTGACTCTTCGATTAAAGGCGCACGGTTTGTTCGTTTTTGCGATTGTTTCAATATACCGCTTGTAGTTTTTGAAGATGTCCCCGGATTCTTGCCCGGTACGGATCAGGAATGGCGCGGCATTATCAAACATGGTGCAAAATTACTCTATGCGTTTTGTGAAGCGACGGTGCCCAAAGTCACGGTCATCACACGCAAAGCTTATGGCGGTGCGTACGACGTGATGAATTCCAAACACGTGCGTGGCGATATGAATTTTGCCTGGCCGTCGGCCGAGATCGCCGTGATGGGAGCTAAAGGAGCGGTTGAGATCATCTTTAAAAAAGAAATAGACGCCTCGGCCAATCCGAAAGAGACCGAAGAGAAACTGACGGAAGAATACAAAGAAAAATTTGCCAACCCTTATAGTGCCGCCGAACGCGGATACGTGGACGATGTCATCGAACCGCAACTGACGCGTCCCAAACTGATTCGCGCTTTAGCCATGCTGGAAAATAAAGTAGATACCAATCCGAAAAAGAAACACGGCAATATACCTTTGTAA
- a CDS encoding ParA family protein, with translation MPKVICVANPKGGVGKTTTSINLAASLAKFGKRTLLIDLDPSGAASVGVGFTRENATFGVYDLYKHPESLDEAIVRKAIYASGTERLDVMPSNVWTSEEENELLKLSAKLTRLRIMINFVRNDYDYFIIDCPPFLSNLTLGAFTASDSTIVPVQCGFFALHALERLMKFYRKVRESINPYLKIEGILITMYEKGTNVSVKTVRDARAVFEDLVFGVIIPKNVKIGDAAFQKKPVVTYDSSSAGAKAYIQLAEVILHRDDPQWDIQAHVQTPNEPRQEPQTITDAVSSSEEKA, from the coding sequence ATGCCCAAAGTAATTTGTGTGGCCAACCCCAAAGGCGGCGTTGGGAAAACAACGACTTCTATCAATTTGGCGGCGTCGTTGGCCAAGTTTGGTAAACGTACGTTGCTTATTGACCTTGATCCGAGCGGCGCAGCGAGTGTCGGCGTCGGTTTTACGCGTGAAAATGCAACGTTTGGCGTGTACGATCTGTATAAACATCCCGAAAGTTTGGATGAAGCGATTGTAAGAAAGGCGATATACGCCAGCGGTACCGAGCGTCTGGATGTGATGCCGTCCAATGTATGGACGAGCGAAGAAGAAAATGAACTTTTGAAACTCTCCGCAAAACTCACGCGGCTTCGCATTATGATTAATTTTGTCCGTAATGATTATGATTATTTTATCATCGATTGCCCACCTTTTCTCAGTAATCTGACATTGGGTGCATTTACGGCTTCGGATTCGACCATCGTACCGGTTCAATGCGGTTTTTTTGCGTTGCATGCTTTGGAACGATTGATGAAGTTTTACCGTAAAGTGCGCGAATCCATTAATCCGTATCTCAAGATCGAAGGCATTTTGATCACGATGTATGAAAAAGGGACGAATGTCAGCGTAAAAACCGTACGCGATGCACGAGCCGTTTTTGAAGATTTGGTTTTTGGAGTGATTATCCCTAAGAACGTAAAAATAGGGGACGCTGCATTTCAGAAAAAACCGGTTGTTACTTATGATTCTTCATCAGCCGGTGCGAAAGCGTATATCCAACTTGCGGAGGTTATTTTACATAGAGATGACCCTCAATGGGATATTCAAGCGCATGTACAAACTCCGAATGAACCCCGTCAGGAACCCCAGACGATCACGGACGCCGTATCATCCAGTGAAGAAAAGGCTTGA